The Vigna unguiculata cultivar IT97K-499-35 chromosome 6, ASM411807v1, whole genome shotgun sequence genome contains a region encoding:
- the LOC114187998 gene encoding probable protein phosphatase 2C 35 isoform X3: protein MGCVHGKCCTRYPSPSVGGSRDFRELGPYSTQRKHILTQSSLQFVPVPSHNFTLEYSVLTQRGYYPDSPDKENQDSFCIRTQFQGNPSVHFFGVYDGHGEFGAQCSNFVKDRLVENLSSDFTLLEDPVKAYTSAFLTTNEDLHKNEIDDSLSGTTAITVLVIGDTLYVANVGDSRAVLAVKDGNRVVAEDLSTDQTPFRRDEYERVKLCGARVLSVDQVEGHKDPDIQTWGDEESQGDDPPRLWVQNGMVPGAAFTRSVGDMLAETIGVIAVPEVSTVQLTPNHLFFVVASDGVFEFLSSQTVVDMAASYSDPRDACAAIAGESYKLWLEHEGRTDDITIIIVQIKGLSNVHLDLDQERSMSAL from the exons ATGGGTTGTGTCCATGGCAAGTGCTGTACCCGTTACCCTTCACCATCAGTGGGTGGTTCCAGGGACTTCAGGGAACTTGGCCCTTACAGTACCCAGAGGAAGCACATTCTCACTCAGAGTTCGCTGCAATTTGTTCCTGTTCCTTCCCATAACTTCACTTTAGAATACTCTGTGCTCACTCAGAGGGGGTACTATCCTGATTCACCTGATAAAGAAAACCAGGATAGTTTCTGCATTAGGACACAGTTCCAAGGTAACCCGAGTGTCCATTTCTTCGGTGTTTATGATGGGCATGGCGAATTTGGTGCCCAgtgttcaaattttgttaaggaTAGATTGGTAGAAAATTTGTCAAGTGACTTTACATTGTTGGAGGACCCTGTTAAGGCTTACACTTCTGCTTTCTTGACCACAAATGAGGACTTGCATAAGAATGAGATTGACGATTCCTTGAGTGGCACCACTGCAATTACGGTGCTCGTCATCGGGGACACCCTTTATGTTGCTAATGTTGGTGATTCGAGAGCGGTGTTGGCTGTTAAGGATGGGAACCGGGTTGTTGCTGAGGACTTGTCCACTGATCAGACACCATTTAGGAGAGACGAATATGAGAGAGTGAAGCTTTGTGGGGCAAGGGTTTTGAGTGTTGATCAGGTGGAAGGGCATAAGGATCCCGATATCCAGACTTGGGGTGATGAAGAGAGTCAGGGTGATGATCCTCCTAGGTTGTGGGTTCAGAATGGGATGGTGCCTGGAGCTGCATTTACAAGGAGTGTAGGGGATATGTTGGCTGAGACTATCGGTGTAATTGCTGTTCCTGAGGTCTCAACGGTTCAGCTTACACCTAATCatcttttctttgttgttgCAAGTGATGGGGTATTTGAGTTCCTATCCAGCCAAACTGTTGTTGATATG GCAGCAAGTTATTCCGATCCCCGTGATGCATGTGCTGCCATTGCTGGAGAGTCATATAAACTATGGTTAGAACATGAGGGCCGAACTGATgatataacaattattattgttCAGATCAAAGGCCTGTCTAAT